A genomic stretch from Chitinophagaceae bacterium includes:
- a CDS encoding RagB/SusD family nutrient uptake outer membrane protein, whose protein sequence is MMNKFKYILWVLMIAIASSSCKKTLELAPEDYFGDGNFWKNESQVNNFMVGIHKQFRDNQFMFLRLGEMRSGNYSNVDRQNTSLNELPIIEQRIDETSAGVGSWAGFYGPILQINLFISKVEAITFLSETRKQYLLGQAYGLRAFYYFQLLRTYGGVPLRLEPEVLNGNTDPVSLRKARSTEAEVLAAIKSDVNKSVTSFGTAASPTDKSLWSPKATFMLKGEVYLWSAKVYGTTADLAEAKTALNTVTGNALQTSFANAFAYGQKNNNEIIFAIRYLVGEAEMGNVATYTYSTFNFDNLHYKDSLASGSLLVDPLNIGATNSQQIIQRYGYTFALFQSYAVTDKRRDATFYDYYKVTKRMPAKPDTVTIRNTALVKFLGTFSANKRYFTDDWPVYREADRILMLAEIVNAEGGDPSSYIKQIRDRAFAPAADPTPFVNSSKDANELAIFTERNKEFVYEGKAWHDLRRMKYGTEPLVFKSASHPYGVLDKTTQGYKILWPIEPAIWTNDPLVNQTPGYPTTKP, encoded by the coding sequence ATCATGAATAAGTTTAAATATATATTATGGGTGCTGATGATTGCCATTGCATCATCATCCTGCAAAAAAACACTTGAACTGGCCCCGGAAGATTATTTTGGCGATGGTAATTTCTGGAAGAATGAATCACAGGTAAATAATTTTATGGTAGGTATCCATAAACAATTCCGGGATAACCAGTTTATGTTTCTGCGTTTAGGTGAAATGCGTTCGGGCAATTACAGCAATGTAGACCGCCAGAATACTTCCTTAAATGAATTGCCGATTATTGAACAGCGAATTGATGAAACCTCAGCAGGTGTGGGCAGTTGGGCAGGATTTTATGGTCCAATTTTACAGATCAATTTGTTCATTTCAAAAGTGGAGGCAATTACATTCCTTTCTGAAACAAGAAAACAGTATCTGTTAGGACAGGCTTATGGACTTCGTGCATTCTATTATTTTCAATTACTTCGTACTTATGGTGGTGTTCCGCTGAGGCTGGAGCCTGAAGTGCTGAATGGAAATACAGATCCGGTATCACTTCGTAAAGCAAGATCAACCGAAGCAGAAGTATTAGCCGCTATTAAGAGCGACGTGAATAAGTCTGTTACTTCATTTGGTACAGCAGCAAGTCCAACAGATAAAAGTCTCTGGAGTCCCAAAGCAACGTTCATGCTGAAAGGAGAAGTATACTTATGGTCTGCAAAAGTATATGGAACAACTGCTGATTTGGCTGAGGCGAAAACTGCTTTAAACACTGTAACAGGAAATGCACTGCAGACAAGTTTTGCCAATGCGTTTGCTTATGGTCAAAAAAATAACAATGAAATTATTTTTGCTATTCGTTATTTAGTCGGTGAAGCAGAAATGGGGAACGTTGCAACATATACTTATTCAACTTTCAATTTTGATAATCTTCATTATAAAGATTCATTGGCAAGCGGTTCGCTGCTTGTTGATCCATTGAATATAGGAGCTACAAATTCCCAGCAAATTATTCAACGCTATGGCTACACATTTGCATTGTTTCAATCGTATGCTGTAACAGATAAAAGAAGAGACGCTACATTTTATGATTATTACAAAGTAACAAAAAGAATGCCTGCAAAACCCGATACCGTAACAATTAGAAACACAGCATTAGTTAAATTTCTTGGAACATTCAGTGCCAATAAAAGATACTTTACTGATGACTGGCCAGTTTACAGGGAAGCTGACAGAATATTAATGCTGGCCGAAATAGTAAATGCTGAAGGAGGTGATCCATCAAGCTACATCAAACAGATCAGAGACCGTGCATTTGCACCTGCTGCTGATCCAACTCCTTTTGTTAATTCATCGAAGGATGCAAATGAGCTGGCAATATTTACCGAGCGGAATAAAGAGTTTGTTTACGAAGGGAAAGCCTGGCATGATTTAAGAAGAATGAAGTATGGTACTGAGCCACTCGTATTTAAAAGCGCCAGTCATCCTTATGGTGTTTTAGATAAAACTACACAGGGGTATAAGATTTTATGGCCGATTGAACCGGCAATATGGACGAATGACCCGCTTGTGAATCAAACCCCCGGATATCCAACTACAAAACCCTGA
- a CDS encoding SusC/RagA family TonB-linked outer membrane protein: MRSAYLKLGLLITCFMISATLIAQSKKITGSVVSQEDNSPLSGVSIIVKGKNVGTQTNSSGLFTIDAATGDVLVITAVGFTSKEVTVSEAAVLTISLLPSASNMGEVVVVGYGTVRRSKLTSSVSKLDRKFLETGVRSNPAQALAETIPGLRVATGTGRPGSLPTIILRGGTNFDGGGSPLVIMDGQIRGSLSDINPEEIESIEVLKDASATAIYGARASNGVILVTSKRGKAGSSSITLKVKRGYNYLNVPYNFVDGGDYIKWARLGAEQAMKNGTLAATNVAGVGPRGTGNIYKDASGNILDGNYDSRAIWSVMRLDAINQELLSQPGWKQMKDVIKTNAAGNYDPNGTYADLIYKDFNYGDYGLNHTAVTQDYNIGMTGGNDKGKYFANLGYYDEGGLSLATFYRRINFSFNSDYKINQWIKSESSIQVAVANWRDESLQNGETNYWGRMLSAPPTMRGTNSKGELILGRDASDGNPIINIDKYKRKNQSDKFTLNQAFRADINKDLYFKVGGIIMYDEGFNEAFNQDFRTGIMSLTNPNTGWNRDRSTSASFDRTIRQTYNAIINYDKTFIEKHSVAAMAGFEFYDSYNKGVAASGRLAPTADFQDLALTQNNIDQQTRGTDSYHSRERIMSGFGRLNYDYDGKYLATFTVRRDGYSRLIGDNQYGTFPAFSVGWMAHREKFLESTKNWLSFLKLRGSWGENGNVGGIGTYELQGAYGSQTAYNGTIGFLQTGVANPKLKWEKTNTVEVGADMGFLSNRINASVAYYNRITNDKIASVLLPTSSGVSSIRTNNGSMRNRGLELEVSYKVIQNKQLTWQFGFNAARNKNTILKLPFNGIANNRQGGQQIYDPKTGKVIWVGGFQEGQEWGEVFGFVSEGIIRDANDLANYNKIDLAAGQVWYNGSAGRRVASQQLMTQRGLTFAAGWMSTQLGDMRWKDVDKNDTIDTRDMVSLGRQIPRWTGGFNTSLTFKGFTLFTRVDFGLGHVQQDFMQLWALANAQGEFAPTDAVKDTWTPDNPNAKFPRYVWADQLNAKNFDRPSSMFWVKSNYLAFREVSLSYSLPSSLLKKAKIAGLTLTATGQNLGYITNKQLNLPERTGSQNSAYTIPTQLVFGATLTF, encoded by the coding sequence ATGCGATCTGCTTATTTAAAATTGGGGCTGTTGATTACTTGCTTCATGATTTCTGCAACATTAATTGCGCAATCAAAAAAAATTACCGGTAGTGTGGTATCCCAGGAGGATAATTCACCACTATCAGGTGTTTCTATTATCGTGAAAGGGAAAAATGTTGGTACACAAACCAATAGTTCCGGGCTATTCACTATTGATGCTGCAACAGGAGATGTACTTGTAATAACTGCTGTTGGATTTACATCAAAAGAAGTCACGGTTTCAGAAGCCGCTGTGCTTACTATCAGCTTACTTCCTTCTGCATCAAATATGGGAGAAGTAGTGGTGGTAGGATATGGCACAGTAAGGCGTTCAAAACTTACTTCATCTGTTTCAAAACTCGACAGGAAATTTCTTGAAACAGGTGTTCGTTCAAACCCGGCACAGGCATTGGCGGAAACTATTCCTGGCTTAAGAGTTGCCACAGGTACAGGCCGGCCGGGATCATTGCCAACAATTATTCTCAGGGGAGGAACCAATTTTGATGGAGGAGGAAGCCCGCTGGTAATTATGGATGGTCAGATTCGTGGTTCTCTCAGTGATATAAATCCGGAAGAGATTGAAAGTATTGAAGTATTGAAAGACGCTTCTGCCACAGCCATATATGGTGCAAGAGCAAGTAATGGTGTTATTTTAGTAACATCAAAAAGAGGCAAAGCTGGTTCTTCTTCTATTACTCTAAAAGTCAAAAGAGGATATAACTATCTTAACGTGCCTTATAATTTTGTAGACGGAGGTGATTATATAAAGTGGGCACGCTTGGGAGCTGAGCAGGCAATGAAGAATGGCACATTGGCTGCTACCAATGTTGCCGGCGTTGGCCCAAGAGGTACAGGCAATATTTATAAAGATGCATCGGGAAATATTCTTGATGGTAATTATGATTCAAGGGCTATCTGGAGTGTGATGCGTTTAGATGCCATTAACCAGGAATTATTGAGTCAGCCAGGCTGGAAACAAATGAAAGATGTAATTAAAACAAATGCTGCCGGCAACTATGACCCTAACGGAACTTATGCTGACTTGATTTACAAAGATTTTAATTATGGCGATTATGGGTTAAACCACACTGCAGTAACACAGGACTATAATATTGGAATGACCGGTGGTAACGACAAAGGAAAGTATTTTGCCAATTTAGGTTACTATGACGAAGGTGGACTGTCTCTCGCTACTTTTTACCGCAGGATTAATTTTTCATTCAATAGTGATTATAAAATTAATCAATGGATTAAATCAGAAAGCAGTATCCAGGTAGCCGTAGCTAACTGGAGGGATGAATCGCTGCAAAATGGTGAAACAAATTATTGGGGCCGTATGCTTTCTGCACCACCAACCATGCGAGGTACTAATTCAAAAGGGGAATTAATTCTGGGCCGTGATGCCAGCGATGGTAACCCCATTATTAACATTGACAAATACAAGAGAAAAAATCAATCGGACAAATTCACACTTAACCAGGCTTTCAGAGCAGATATCAATAAGGATTTATATTTTAAAGTGGGTGGTATTATTATGTACGATGAAGGTTTCAATGAAGCGTTTAACCAGGATTTCCGTACCGGAATTATGAGTTTAACCAATCCTAATACCGGTTGGAACAGAGACAGAAGTACATCCGCATCTTTTGACCGTACAATAAGGCAAACTTACAATGCCATTATAAATTATGATAAAACATTCATTGAGAAACATAGTGTAGCGGCAATGGCTGGTTTTGAATTTTACGATTCTTACAACAAGGGAGTTGCAGCAAGTGGCAGACTGGCGCCAACTGCAGATTTCCAGGATTTAGCATTAACACAGAATAACATTGATCAGCAGACAAGGGGTACAGATTCGTATCACTCAAGGGAAAGGATTATGTCTGGTTTTGGTCGTTTAAATTATGATTATGATGGAAAGTACCTTGCCACATTCACTGTTAGAAGAGATGGTTATTCAAGACTTATAGGCGACAATCAATACGGAACTTTTCCGGCTTTTTCAGTTGGATGGATGGCTCACAGAGAAAAGTTCCTGGAGTCAACCAAAAACTGGCTTTCGTTTTTAAAATTAAGAGGCAGTTGGGGTGAAAATGGTAATGTAGGAGGTATAGGAACTTATGAATTACAAGGGGCCTATGGTTCACAAACTGCATACAATGGAACCATTGGGTTTTTGCAAACCGGTGTTGCAAACCCTAAGTTGAAATGGGAAAAAACCAACACTGTAGAAGTTGGAGCTGATATGGGATTTTTGAGTAACAGGATAAATGCGTCTGTTGCATATTATAACAGAATTACAAACGATAAAATTGCCAGTGTATTATTACCTACTTCTTCAGGCGTTTCAAGCATCCGTACCAATAACGGAAGTATGAGAAACAGGGGTCTTGAACTGGAAGTTTCTTACAAAGTAATTCAGAATAAACAATTGACCTGGCAGTTTGGCTTTAATGCTGCACGCAATAAGAATACGATTCTTAAACTGCCCTTTAATGGCATTGCAAACAACAGGCAGGGAGGTCAGCAAATTTATGATCCTAAAACAGGCAAGGTTATATGGGTAGGCGGCTTCCAGGAAGGCCAGGAGTGGGGTGAAGTATTTGGCTTTGTGAGTGAAGGAATCATCAGAGACGCAAATGATCTTGCCAACTACAATAAAATAGATTTAGCAGCCGGTCAGGTTTGGTATAATGGTTCGGCTGGAAGGAGAGTTGCCAGTCAGCAATTGATGACTCAAAGAGGGTTAACATTTGCAGCAGGGTGGATGTCAACTCAGTTAGGTGATATGAGGTGGAAAGACGTTGATAAAAATGATACAATTGATACAAGAGATATGGTTTCGCTTGGCCGTCAAATTCCACGTTGGACAGGTGGCTTCAATACCTCTTTAACTTTCAAAGGTTTCACTCTTTTTACACGGGTAGATTTTGGTTTGGGACATGTTCAGCAGGACTTTATGCAGCTATGGGCATTAGCTAATGCGCAGGGTGAGTTTGCTCCAACAGATGCTGTAAAAGATACATGGACGCCGGATAATCCAAATGCAAAATTCCCAAGGTATGTATGGGCCGATCAGTTGAATGCAAAGAATTTCGACAGGCCAAGCAGCATGTTCTGGGTAAAATCAAATTACCTGGCGTTCAGAGAGGTTTCACTGAGTTATTCTTTGCCGTCTTCATTGCTGAAAAAAGCGAAAATAGCAGGATTAACTCTTACAGCAACAGGACAAAACCTGGGATATATAACGAATAAGCAGTTGAATTTGCCGGAACGTACCGGATCTCAAAACAGTGCTTATACAATACCCACCCAGTTGGTTTTTGGAGCTACTCTTACCTTTTAA
- a CDS encoding FadR family transcriptional regulator → MQTQLLNGHLKTIETSSLVDKVEANLVGLLQQQKLKVGDSIPKELELAEALGVSRTVIREALLRLRMMGLIESKKKRGSVITSPDLFGNMSKSMNPHILDPETLKEVFEIRLVLEIGMADFLFHRITKEDIKELRKIVESEPPVTQFHLFHVEHEIAFHGKLYEITGNETLKKFQKMLLPVFDYVHHSVLLKKQPPLRTFTSHKELVDILEKGTPEEFRNGMRHHLENHFARLFE, encoded by the coding sequence ATGCAAACACAACTCCTGAATGGTCACTTAAAAACAATTGAAACTAGCAGCCTTGTTGATAAGGTTGAAGCCAATCTTGTGGGCCTTTTGCAGCAGCAAAAATTGAAGGTGGGAGACAGCATTCCAAAAGAATTGGAGCTGGCTGAAGCATTGGGTGTAAGCCGAACTGTAATCAGGGAAGCTTTGTTGCGTTTGAGGATGATGGGCTTGATTGAATCGAAAAAGAAAAGAGGTTCAGTAATTACCAGCCCGGATCTTTTTGGGAATATGAGTAAAAGCATGAACCCGCATATTCTTGACCCTGAAACTTTAAAAGAAGTATTTGAAATAAGATTGGTTCTTGAAATCGGGATGGCAGATTTTTTATTCCACCGCATTACAAAAGAAGACATCAAAGAGTTAAGGAAAATTGTAGAGAGTGAACCACCTGTAACACAGTTCCACCTCTTTCATGTTGAACATGAAATTGCCTTCCATGGCAAGCTGTATGAAATAACAGGAAATGAAACGCTTAAGAAATTTCAGAAAATGCTGCTGCCTGTTTTTGATTATGTACATCACAGCGTGCTTTTAAAAAAACAACCGCCGCTTAGAACATTCACTTCACATAAAGAGTTAGTAGACATTCTGGAAAAGGGAACGCCGGAAGAATTCAGGAACGGTATGCGCCATCACCTGGAGAACCACTTCGCCAGATTATTTGAGTAA
- a CDS encoding fasciclin domain-containing protein yields the protein MKKYFTKGMLTLFVSIFLITSCKKEQSKDSQLQQPTEETMLAEAQQLVTEKLAAVANFEKEYGSIMEESVAARTNKNVLQVLQHPSIFKTFLAAVAKADLTSTLSASTLDATVFAPTDFAFSKLPAPFNNAVNIAGITDPDSIYALRNMILYHLLGAEKLRQQFVLGRSSAITLKPEEGQNDNLVYTSNSFGLLLLNGKSLVLCSNLKASNAVIHVVDDVLLPPAETIAQVLMTYPEYSSLNAALIQTGLFGAFTGPGNFTLFAPTNTAFSKLPAPFNNAAGIEAITDSAQLAALANILQYHISESRYFAWDLGHYKAIATMAPAPKNNITGIMGLNKGWVKGNRNLFFAKISPANIFTCNGVMHVIDQVLKQ from the coding sequence ATGAAAAAGTATTTCACAAAAGGAATGCTTACACTTTTTGTAAGCATCTTCTTAATCACTTCCTGTAAAAAAGAACAAAGCAAAGATTCTCAACTGCAGCAACCAACAGAAGAAACTATGTTAGCTGAGGCGCAGCAGCTTGTAACTGAAAAACTGGCAGCTGTCGCAAATTTTGAAAAAGAATACGGCAGTATAATGGAAGAATCTGTAGCCGCACGTACAAATAAAAATGTATTACAGGTGTTACAGCATCCATCCATTTTTAAAACATTTCTTGCCGCAGTTGCAAAAGCTGACCTTACATCAACCTTATCGGCTTCAACTTTAGATGCAACGGTTTTTGCACCAACTGATTTTGCTTTTTCAAAATTGCCTGCTCCATTTAATAATGCCGTAAATATTGCCGGGATAACTGATCCTGATTCGATCTATGCATTACGGAATATGATTCTCTATCATTTACTGGGTGCAGAGAAATTGCGTCAGCAGTTTGTGTTAGGCAGAAGTTCTGCGATTACGCTCAAACCTGAAGAAGGCCAGAATGATAACCTGGTTTATACATCAAACAGTTTTGGTTTGCTGTTGCTGAATGGCAAATCACTGGTGCTTTGTTCAAATCTGAAAGCTTCTAATGCAGTTATTCATGTAGTAGACGATGTGCTGCTTCCGCCTGCTGAAACCATAGCGCAGGTATTAATGACTTACCCGGAATACTCATCACTGAATGCAGCACTTATACAAACAGGGCTTTTTGGAGCATTCACTGGACCCGGAAATTTTACACTTTTTGCGCCCACTAATACAGCTTTTTCAAAATTGCCCGCACCTTTTAACAATGCAGCCGGTATTGAAGCTATTACTGATTCGGCGCAACTTGCAGCACTGGCAAACATCCTTCAGTATCATATCAGTGAAAGCCGCTATTTTGCCTGGGATCTGGGTCATTACAAAGCAATTGCAACCATGGCCCCTGCGCCGAAGAACAACATTACCGGTATTATGGGTTTAAACAAAGGATGGGTAAAGGGAAACCGGAATTTATTTTTCGCAAAAATATCCCCCGCCAATATTTTTACCTGCAACGGTGTAATGCATGTAATTGACCAGGTATTGAAACAGTAA
- a CDS encoding aminoacyl-tRNA hydrolase, with product MKFLIVGLGNMGNEYAHTRHNIGFDVVGTLAEKHKASFRMDRLAAVSEFKLKGKTLICILPSTFMNLSGKAVKYWMVKEKITVEHILVVVDELAIPLSKLRLRSSGSDAGHNGLKSIQEILQTSEYPRLRFGIGNTYPKGMQVEYVLGRWTAEETPLVKKKIEACVEVIESFVLSGIDRTMNHANKIEITL from the coding sequence ATGAAGTTTTTAATCGTTGGACTGGGAAATATGGGAAATGAATATGCTCACACAAGGCATAATATCGGCTTTGATGTAGTAGGAACCTTAGCCGAAAAGCATAAAGCTTCTTTCAGAATGGATCGTTTGGCAGCAGTATCGGAGTTTAAACTGAAAGGAAAGACGCTGATCTGCATTCTTCCATCAACTTTTATGAACCTCAGCGGCAAGGCAGTGAAATACTGGATGGTCAAAGAAAAAATAACTGTAGAGCATATACTGGTTGTTGTGGATGAACTGGCGATTCCTTTGTCAAAACTTCGGTTACGTTCCAGCGGTAGTGATGCCGGGCATAATGGATTAAAAAGCATCCAGGAAATCCTGCAAACCAGTGAATACCCCCGTTTACGTTTTGGAATTGGCAATACTTATCCGAAAGGCATGCAGGTGGAATACGTACTTGGCCGGTGGACTGCTGAGGAAACCCCCTTAGTAAAAAAGAAAATTGAAGCCTGTGTAGAAGTGATTGAAAGCTTCGTTTTATCGGGAATTGACCGGACTATGAACCATGCAAACAAAATTGAAATAACACTTTAA
- a CDS encoding 50S ribosomal protein L25: MKTTITIEGHLRTENGKKAARQLRSQEMVPGVIYGGSAEVNFYAPAKAFKTLVYTPDFQIAEVIVDGKSYRTILKDLQFDKVSDALAHVDLLELVDDKKVIATIPLRFTGTAKGVKDGGKLITKIKSLKIKALPKYLKESIEVDLSPLELNGNIRVEDVKEEHMEVMNSPRIPIASVVLTRQLKQEESTAPKAAAGAPAPKAEAAKK, encoded by the coding sequence GACCGAAAACGGGAAGAAAGCCGCCCGTCAACTTCGCTCTCAGGAAATGGTGCCTGGTGTAATTTACGGAGGCTCAGCAGAAGTTAACTTCTACGCTCCCGCCAAAGCATTTAAAACTTTGGTTTACACACCTGATTTCCAGATTGCAGAAGTGATCGTAGATGGAAAAAGCTACAGAACAATTTTAAAGGATTTGCAATTCGACAAAGTATCTGATGCCCTGGCACATGTGGATTTGCTGGAACTGGTAGATGATAAAAAAGTCATTGCTACTATTCCATTAAGATTTACAGGAACTGCTAAAGGTGTAAAAGATGGCGGTAAACTGATTACCAAAATCAAATCACTGAAAATTAAAGCCCTTCCTAAATACCTGAAGGAATCAATTGAAGTAGATCTTTCCCCACTTGAACTGAATGGGAACATTCGTGTGGAAGATGTAAAGGAAGAACATATGGAAGTGATGAACTCACCACGTATTCCTATTGCTTCGGTTGTATTAACCCGTCAGTTGAAACAGGAAGAATCAACTGCACCAAAAGCCGCAGCAGGAGCTCCAGCTCCAAAGGCAGAAGCAGCCAAGAAGTAA